A region of the Alligator mississippiensis isolate rAllMis1 chromosome 5, rAllMis1, whole genome shotgun sequence genome:
TCTCTAAACAAGATGCATTTGCCTGGTTTTAATACCTGTTAGATAAAATATGTACATATCATTAAAGTATGTGAATATATTTTTTTGCTAAGTCCACATACAAAAACATGCATTTATCATTCCATGGCATCTTAAAACATTATTCAAGTTAAATAAGGAGATCGtgtcattaatttgattttacgGAAAACAGAGCTGAGCAAGACATTCTGCCTCCACACCACTTCCCTGTGAAAACAGAAAACTACAACAATGACTGCTGGAAATGGTATGATTTTTCAGTAACCATTTTCCAAAAAGAATCCAAACTACCCGTAAAACTAACTATTGATTTTATGTTactaaatataataaataatcatGTTGCTTTCAAGTAGTTCGTGTATGCAACTTTCACAGATCCACAAATGGTAGTTGCATCCTTTAGAACAGAAGAGGaagggcaacctttttggcaagaatgccacaaattagccttgcaccCTCCCCATGTGCTTCTCCAgtcctctgcctgctctgctccctactctgtgctCTCAACCCAACCTCTTCTGTTCTCcgcttccttccctgtgccccatgcctcatcTCCCCTCCCTGATCTACCATATGCCATACACAGAGgatgcccatgccatgtgtggCACTCATGTAACAGGTTGGCCACTCTTGTTTGAGAAGAGATTTGTGGCTTGTACATTTCTGCAGAAATTTACAAATGGGTTATGTCAGAACCCAATTAGATGCCTATAGCCcagaggagaattggtatagcCCAGAGGAGAACTCCATGGGTTCGATACATATGGCATAGTTTTGCTGTCAGTcattctggtggcagtaactaggtcatggaggaaaattccgctatgcctgaacccagtaaccaaatgctacagtagtggaaaattacagtttagaaaaaagttcccgccactcatatgcaaattcacattattattggccagttttaaattattcctacgtggcgactagcgatttgcttgctagccatataaaagttaagagcagtttccgcccaagttggagagctctgagcacgtgggAAAGTAAGGAGAACTCTAAATACGTGAGAGAGAAACTTTAAGGAGAACTCCTCTGAGCATCCGACATAGCAAATCGGAGACCTCAGAGAACACCTCAGAGGCAacttggtggactgatcacctACCAAGAAcaactccccgtcaccgacccaaaATTTAGACGTAAACCGACGACTGCTGGCCCGAATACTTCTGCCCGAAAATCTCTGCAGACCGACCTAATGAACCCTGTACCTGTTTGCAACTGTAATCCAAGTCAGTTTTcgtcctgcactgtgaccatcagcggtgtaagtaaagcaatctatttgttcaaccaatacgcttcgGTGCCTAGTTCCTGTCCGTCGGTCAAAAAGTACCCGCCCGCCGTttcgggctgctggccacagcccggccttcCGGCCTTGCCACTTGACTGCCACAGGTTAAAGGAGTCAACCGCCTTCACAAGCAAAACAGTGATTGGGCTTTCAGCGTTGTTCAAACTTAAGAACTATTCCCTTTATAGAAAGCAACCTTAGACGTATGCCAAAAGCTAAGGTTCCTTATTCAAACTGTAACTGATATGCTATACAGAATATCCTGTAATATATAAGGATAATGAATTCTATAAAATACATCAtactatttttttctggaaaacgttgcaaacaataaaaaaaatgttatcagcACAAAAATTGAGTCTTTCTTCCCAACAACTGGCTGATATTTTTTGGATTACAGTACTATCTATAGTGCACTAACTGCTTTGCATTTATCAGCTCTTTGTTACAGGGACAGTCCTGCAGGATACTGAGCACTTTTAACTAGAGTCAAAAGAATTTATCACTTTGTTGAATGATGTTCTATTGCTCCTCATTTGTTTCTCATATAAAATCTAAGGATATGATCCATCCAAAGGCTTACGTACATACTTAACACTGTAGGGTGTGAGCAATCCCATTGTTTTACATTAcatttcagtgggactacttaGTCTACAACATTAAGTCCATATATGTTTGTAGGATCAGACCCTCAGTCAttaccaacacacacacagagccaatCTCTCAGATTTACTAAGTGAAAAATTTAGTGCAAAATTATTTTAGTCCCTGCAGGAAGCAAATATAACTACTGTAATTACATTCAGAGTGTGTTACGTAAAAGATTCCATTATGTCACAGGACCTTTTCAGAATAGAATGGCTCTttcaaacaagaaagaaaaatgttaaatcaTACTTAATTTACCTTGTAAATATTTTGCAAGACCAGATGCATCTTGTCAGGGTGAATGGCAGAAAGCACAAATATTAACGTGACAACATCTACAGAATCAGCTGGTATATTTTCTAGAAGGTCATCTTTGGTAAGATCACACTGGAAAACTTTACACCTCTCAATATTATATGAAGGGTTTTTCTAGGAAGtgaaaatattttgctgaaaCCATAATTGAAAAGAGCAGcatttattataaaaatagaaaaaaaaataattttgattttttccttttaatcaggAGAATAACAAAAGGAATATGACTGCAAAAGTAAATTAAAACTTTCTGGTATGAAAATTTTCTGCTTGAGATGAGGTACACACAGCTCTTTTGCCTAAAACTGGCAATACAATCCATTCTCAATGATTTGGGGAGTaaaagaaataggaaagaaaTTGGCCTGTTGTCCATCTCTTATGAGTCTTACAGGTACCTCTAACCTACCAACCTCACTCTAAATTAAAATGGAATTCAGAGTATTTGGAACAATTTTGCAAAATATAGTCCTGTAGGTCAGATGGCATACAACCAAATtcaatttttaatttcttttaccGACTGGTCCTTTGAAGACATATATTTACATCTATAGGTTGATTTTATAATTATATACTTCTGCATTTGGAATTTATAGAAAATCAAGAGAATCTTAAAGGCCCAATGTCTCTTTAAATCTTTATGAAAAATATTATAATGTctataattaatataataattaataatgaatAAATATAAATAGTACTGCTCTTTCTAGTTGATCTACACATTTCTTTGAAAATAACTTCCGTGTCACTGCTTTCACAATCACCTTCATCCACTACCtctcacaaaaaaattaaagtataATTTATGAACATATATCCTAAAACAAATTTTGCTTGTACTTTGAAATTTATGGTTTGCATTGAAACAGTACTAGTCCCAACGTAACTTTTAAGGACTATCTAAGCAGAACAGCTACTCACACTTATTACTACAGAAACACAGTTTATTACTACATAAGTCAGGTTCTATGTAATGATTCAATTTCTTATATACAGTGTTAAGCTCCAGTGTGTCCATTTCATACTTCCATACCTTACAATTTACCATCTTTATAGAAGAAAAGGAACCAAGCAATGCAATTCTATCATTTCTGTAATGTGGAGTTTTACAGAGCCCAACTTTCTGAAGCAGCACTAAAAAAACAGACATAGCACACCAACCTTCACATATTCAACAGCTCTTGGAGAGAAGTCACAAGCATAAGCGAAGATATTGAAGTCCTCTTTTAAAAGTGGAAACAAGCAGTTCCCAACCCCACAGCCTGCTTCAAGAATAGTGAGTTTCTGATTTTCAAACTAGAGGTGAAAAAGAAGTCAATACATACCGTATCGCTTTTGTTTCATCCTCAAAATGTAAAGATACAGATTGTCACATTTTATAGTTACTATCAGTTTCACTTATCATCCGTTCAAAATCTGAAAAATCCTTTCACTTGCAATTTGACATAGGAAATACAGGCTTTATTTTGTGCTATCTTATGTGTCTCTACAGAGCCATTAATATGCCATTACTCATCTATCCATTTTGGTAATGAGCAAGCTACTGTATCTACTTTACCTCATCTCTGATTTAATAAGGTGAACAAAGGATACAcctcaatgcttttttttacaTGCATATTTTAATATACCAACAGCTCTAGCTAGATGACTTCATATTAAGGTGAATTAACAACTTTTCAAATTGTGTTTAAAAATCTTAGATCTGAGCTATGTAAACTCTAATATAGGACACAGGAGAAAATATTCCAGTCTGGTTCTGAATGTATAAGACAGGTCAATTATAAATACAGACTTCATAAAGTGATTTaacttttttaaatttctgaagcCTTCGAGTAGGCAACAGTCAAAGAGGTACTGAAAGTGCAACTGAATGCATGATGCAGCATGAAAGACTTGAAGTATAACAGTAGAAGCCACTGTCACAGCTTATCTGATCTGTAAGGGGGACTTGAAATCATTTGAAGATGACtggaaggcaaggatttttttagggcagtatcttttattggaccaactgcatagttaggatagaGTTGGATAAAactttgaatgcaaggcatttttcATTAGATGTCTTGCACTGGAAAACTTATCCAACTCCATCCCAACTATGCAGccgatccaataaaagataccacccgaAAATATATCTTTGCCACCcagttcctggaccatcatagccaCAACATCACTCTAGCACTACCATAACACTTGAAAATAATTAGCAACATCTGTTCCTTTATTTGTAGAACTAGTGCACATAGCTCACCTCTCGGCATGCTTTTAATTCTTCAAACTCTCTGGTTGTCCAGTGTCTGTCTTTGAAGAAGTTGGTGCTATTCCTTTTGTAAAACAGATCCCAGTTCTTCTGGGCCTCTTTCTCCAGTTTTGATTGTTTGAAGTCAGACACTAAAGTTTGATCTCTTGCGAGTTTCTCGGCTTCTTCAGCGCTAAGAGTCCTTATGCTGTGCGCTTTTTTTTGGAAAGCGTCGCCTTCACAAGTTGGGGCTATTACATTTGGGTGATTGGCAGGCACGTCTTTCTGGGACATTCTGAATTCATCCATATGAATGTGAACACAGCAGATTTAAAGTGGTTTTCTTCTTCAGCTGCATATTTCCATTTCTATTTCAGATAAGGCAGCCTAGGCCCTACAACTGTCAGAAGGAATGAAAAAGAAATTGTTATTGTCTTCACATCTTGGGGGGAGGTTGTTCTGCTCTAAATGCCAAGCTAAGAGAGTATCAAGCCCGCAATGCTGACGCTTCCACAAAAGTTCAGAAATATCCAACATGAAAAAACCAAACTGCATTCCAATCTTTTCTGCGCCTCACTTAGAAGCCATTAAAAAGCAGAGAGGCCATAACCCCAACTTATTTTGACCAAAAGCATAAAGGAAAATAATGTCAAATGGGGCTCCCTTTCTTGTTAGCACCAATTAGCCTCACACAAGGAAATTCAGTACAGGAAACATGGGGAGGCTTTAAGAGTTCAACTTAAAGTTTAGCCACATCCACATCAACCTTTTCATCCCTGGTTTCCCCTGCTCAGAGCTCCACATGTGGTAGCAATGATGGAAGCACTAGTGCTTAATGAAAACAGTCTCAAATTTGCTCACAACTTCATTTTCCTAAGAAAATGAAGCAGTGTGTATGCTGAGACCACAAGTAAGAGGATGCTTGTAAAAATGGTACTATCCTCCACATCGAGGTCACAACCTCAGTTTATGGCCTATATAACAAAACAGCTGAAACACCAGCAGGCAGTCCACATTAGCGCTCCTTCTGTGACCCCTACCTGTGAGGCCGCACCGGCGGTAGCGACCCATGTCAGAAGAAGACGGTGACCTGTTTGGGAAGAAAAGGCTGTGGAGAACATGAGACTAATCTTGGGGGTGGGAATCCCACTTCCAGAatcagggaaggagcagagctCCCAATGCCAAGTGCTttgctggcccagcctggcttgaCCCTGGCCCGTCACCCCTGGCTCCACGAGTTACCCTTCACATCGCAGACCCGAGGTCCTCGTGTTATGCGACGGCCTTAGAAGCGAGCCAGCGCCCGTCAGCCTTCGCCAGCCTACAACAGGCACCCGCCTCGGCAGCCACTATTCCTCCCGCCACGCGACAAGGGGCGTCTTCTCCTCCCCCAGACCCTCCAGTCAGTCACGGCGGCCCCGGCTCCCACGGGGGCAGGCAAAG
Encoded here:
- the METTL6 gene encoding tRNA N(3)-methylcytidine methyltransferase METTL6 isoform X1 → MDEFRMSQKDVPANHPNVIAPTCEGDAFQKKAHSIRTLSAEEAEKLARDQTLVSDFKQSKLEKEAQKNWDLFYKRNSTNFFKDRHWTTREFEELKACREFENQKLTILEAGCGVGNCLFPLLKEDFNIFAYACDFSPRAVEYVKKNPSYNIERCKVFQCDLTKDDLLENIPADSVDVVTLIFVLSAIHPDKMHLVLQNIYKVLKPGKCILFRDYGLYDHAMLRFKSGSKLGDNFYVRQDGTRSYFFTHEFLSQLFMAEGYEQVVNEYVLRETVNRKEGLCVPRIFLQSKFRKPLSKP
- the METTL6 gene encoding tRNA N(3)-methylcytidine methyltransferase METTL6 isoform X2, giving the protein MDEFRMSQKDVPANHPNVIAPTCEGDAFQKKAHSIRTLSAEEAEKLARDQTLVSDFKQSKLEKEAQKNWDLFYKRNSTNFFKDRHWTTREFEELKACREKNPSYNIERCKVFQCDLTKDDLLENIPADSVDVVTLIFVLSAIHPDKMHLVLQNIYKVLKPGKCILFRDYGLYDHAMLRFKSGSKLGDNFYVRQDGTRSYFFTHEFLSQLFMAEGYEQVVNEYVLRETVNRKEGLCVPRIFLQSKFRKPLSKP
- the METTL6 gene encoding tRNA N(3)-methylcytidine methyltransferase METTL6 isoform X3, producing the protein MDEFRMSQKDVPANHPNVIAPTCEGDAFQKKAHSIRTLSAEEAEKLARDQTLVSDFKQSKLEKEAQKNWDLFYKRNSTNFFKDRHWTTREFEELKACREFENQKLTILEAGCGVGNCLFPLLKEDFNIFAYACDFSPRAVEYVKVLKPGKCILFRDYGLYDHAMLRFKSGSKLGDNFYVRQDGTRSYFFTHEFLSQLFMAEGYEQVVNEYVLRETVNRKEGLCVPRIFLQSKFRKPLSKP